In Paractinoplanes brasiliensis, the following proteins share a genomic window:
- a CDS encoding Acg family FMN-binding oxidoreductase, whose product MSSRSVVPSEKVLSSCVAAAGSAPSLHNSQPWKFVIDGNAIELYADSDRRLRVIDPAGREQLISVGAALFTLRLAISRSGFASRTRMFPSAMDPELVARVTVRGRATVTAAAESLSAAISHRRTNRWAFSPVSPPEAAVESLRDAARQEGAVLSVASPVARTALLGLARSADRWLRERPGYEEELDRWTTGAGQREGVPRWAAGASDALGVMPLRDFTGKSGHRRPAENFESQPTVLVLATEGDRPENWVRAGQALQRLLLTATCQQLAAMPISQLVEVPAVRKILLGPDSELSAQMVLRVGYGRVPPATPRRPAGEVLKVREEALVR is encoded by the coding sequence ATGAGCTCTCGATCGGTCGTACCGTCGGAAAAGGTGCTCTCGAGCTGCGTGGCCGCGGCCGGCTCGGCGCCCTCGTTGCACAACAGCCAGCCGTGGAAGTTCGTGATCGACGGCAACGCGATCGAACTGTACGCCGATTCCGACCGGCGGCTGCGCGTGATCGACCCGGCCGGGCGGGAGCAACTGATCAGCGTCGGAGCGGCGCTGTTCACGCTCCGTCTGGCGATCAGCCGTTCCGGCTTCGCATCCCGGACCAGGATGTTTCCGTCCGCGATGGATCCGGAGCTGGTGGCCCGGGTGACCGTTCGGGGCCGGGCAACCGTCACGGCCGCTGCCGAGTCGCTGTCCGCGGCGATCTCCCACCGGCGCACGAACCGCTGGGCGTTCTCGCCTGTGTCTCCGCCCGAGGCGGCTGTCGAGAGCCTCCGGGATGCCGCACGGCAGGAAGGCGCCGTGCTGAGCGTCGCCTCGCCGGTCGCCCGTACTGCCCTGCTCGGCCTGGCCAGATCGGCCGACCGCTGGCTGCGGGAACGTCCCGGCTATGAGGAGGAACTCGACCGGTGGACCACGGGTGCGGGACAACGCGAGGGTGTCCCGCGCTGGGCGGCCGGTGCGTCGGACGCGCTCGGCGTGATGCCTTTGCGGGACTTCACCGGCAAATCAGGACACCGTCGGCCGGCGGAGAACTTCGAATCGCAGCCGACCGTCCTGGTGCTGGCAACGGAGGGTGATCGGCCCGAGAACTGGGTCCGCGCGGGTCAGGCCCTGCAACGGCTGCTGCTGACCGCGACCTGCCAGCAGCTGGCCGCCATGCCGATCAGCCAGCTGGTGGAGGTGCCCGCGGTCCGCAAGATCCTGCTCGGCCCGGACAGCGAGCTCTCGGCGCAGATGGTGCTGAGGGTCGGCTACGGACGAGTTCCACCCGCAACGCCGCGACGCCCCGCCGGCGAGGTCCTGAAAGTGCGCGAGGAAGCGCTGGTCCGATAG
- a CDS encoding NAD(P)-binding protein translates to MSRPHDDLTAPPDLRLDTPRGGPDRARRPVYLDLTPPCNAGCPAGEDIQGWLALAREGDNEGAWRKLVAANPLPAVHGRVCYHPCENLCNRAELDSSVSIHGVERFLGDLAVERGWRLDPPPAPSGKRVLVVGAGPSGLSAAYHLARLGHRVVVRDAGAEPGGMMRYGIPAYRLPRDVLDAEIARIAALGVEIKTGSPVRDLAAERRAGNFDAVFVAVGAHLSKRVDIPAREAGRIVDAVSLLRRVAAGERPAIGRRVAVYGGGNTAMDAARVARRLGAEEALIVYRRTRAQMPAHVEEADEAEREGVKINWLRTIQAFDAPALTVELMELDEDGRPVPTGRTETLAADTVVLALGQRADTAFLRDVPGIEFTSDGTVLVSAQLMTGCPGVFAGGDMVPAERTVTVGVGHGRTAARHIDAYLRNRPAAEPARAPIAEFAGLHPWYFGDADRRQQTEQDPRSRVGDFTEVVGGFDAAQAGYEAARCLSCGTCFECDGCLGACPEGAVIKVGPGDRYRIDYDRCTGCGTCAAQCPVHAISLIPEATS, encoded by the coding sequence ATGAGCAGGCCTCATGACGATTTGACCGCACCCCCCGATCTGCGCCTCGACACGCCGCGCGGCGGGCCGGACCGGGCGCGGCGTCCGGTCTATCTCGATCTGACACCGCCGTGCAACGCGGGGTGCCCGGCCGGGGAGGACATCCAGGGCTGGCTGGCGCTCGCCCGGGAGGGCGACAACGAGGGCGCCTGGCGAAAACTGGTCGCCGCCAACCCGCTGCCCGCGGTCCACGGTCGCGTCTGCTACCACCCTTGTGAGAACCTCTGCAACCGAGCTGAGCTCGACAGCTCGGTCTCGATCCACGGTGTCGAACGTTTCCTCGGCGATCTCGCCGTCGAACGTGGCTGGCGGCTGGACCCACCGCCCGCTCCGAGCGGGAAGCGCGTCCTGGTGGTCGGCGCCGGCCCGAGTGGCTTGTCCGCGGCCTACCACCTGGCCCGGCTCGGACATCGGGTGGTCGTCCGCGACGCCGGGGCCGAACCGGGCGGGATGATGCGCTACGGCATCCCCGCCTACCGTCTGCCCCGGGACGTGCTGGACGCCGAGATCGCCCGCATCGCCGCACTGGGTGTCGAGATCAAGACCGGTTCCCCCGTACGGGATCTGGCCGCTGAACGCCGGGCGGGGAACTTCGACGCCGTGTTCGTGGCAGTCGGTGCTCACCTGTCCAAACGGGTCGACATTCCGGCTCGGGAGGCCGGCCGGATCGTCGACGCGGTGAGCCTGCTGCGCCGGGTGGCCGCGGGGGAACGGCCCGCCATCGGTCGGCGCGTCGCGGTCTACGGCGGCGGCAACACCGCCATGGACGCCGCCCGCGTCGCTCGACGGCTCGGCGCCGAGGAGGCCCTGATCGTCTACAGGCGCACCCGGGCGCAGATGCCGGCGCACGTCGAGGAGGCCGACGAGGCCGAACGGGAGGGTGTGAAGATCAACTGGTTGCGGACGATCCAGGCTTTCGACGCTCCTGCCCTGACCGTCGAGTTGATGGAGCTCGACGAGGACGGGCGGCCGGTGCCGACCGGACGCACCGAGACCCTGGCCGCCGACACGGTCGTGCTCGCTCTCGGTCAGCGCGCCGACACCGCGTTCCTGCGCGACGTGCCCGGCATCGAGTTCACATCGGACGGCACGGTCCTGGTCTCCGCCCAGCTGATGACCGGGTGCCCGGGTGTTTTCGCCGGCGGCGACATGGTGCCCGCCGAACGCACTGTCACTGTCGGGGTGGGCCACGGCCGCACAGCCGCCCGCCACATCGACGCCTATCTTCGCAACCGCCCCGCGGCGGAGCCGGCCCGAGCACCGATCGCCGAGTTCGCCGGACTGCACCCCTGGTACTTCGGCGACGCCGACCGCCGGCAGCAGACCGAGCAGGACCCGCGCTCGCGGGTGGGCGACTTCACCGAGGTCGTCGGCGGGTTCGACGCCGCACAGGCGGGATACGAGGCGGCCCGCTGCCTGTCCTGCGGCACCTGCTTCGAGTGCGACGGGTGCCTGGGCGCCTGCCCGGAGGGTGCCGTCATCAAGGTGGGGCCGGGCGACCGGTACCGCATCGACTACGACCGCTGCACCGGCTGTGGCACCTGCGCCGCCCAGTGCCCGGTGCACGCGATCTCGCTGATTCCGGAGGCCACCTCATGA
- a CDS encoding alpha/beta fold hydrolase — MTSSTARNGSVEIAYRVEGPTDGTPLLLIMGLGLQMLFWPETFRRLLIDRGFRVASFDNRDVGLSTHLTGHGIASPKVMLTRTPGYGLPDMAEDAVAVLDGLGWLTAHVAGVSLGGMIAQTLAVRHPDRVRTLTSLSSTPAPHIGRPRPRALPALLSGTAHNPEQAAAHMVRIFRTIGSPAYPLDEPWLRDVARRSFERAHDPGGVRRQLAAIVLATDRRPLLRRLRMPALVVHGDADPLVRLSGGLATARAIPGARFVVLPGMGHDLPGPLQPVIADELAAVAASWSPG, encoded by the coding sequence ATGACGTCGAGCACGGCACGAAACGGTTCGGTCGAGATCGCGTACCGGGTGGAGGGCCCCACCGACGGCACACCGCTGCTGCTGATCATGGGTCTGGGCCTGCAGATGCTGTTCTGGCCCGAGACCTTCCGGCGGTTGCTGATCGATCGCGGCTTCCGGGTGGCATCGTTCGACAACCGCGACGTCGGGCTCTCCACCCACCTCACCGGCCACGGCATCGCCTCCCCCAAGGTCATGCTGACCCGCACCCCGGGCTACGGACTTCCCGACATGGCAGAGGACGCGGTGGCCGTGCTCGACGGGCTCGGGTGGCTCACCGCGCACGTGGCCGGGGTGTCGCTGGGCGGGATGATCGCGCAGACGCTCGCCGTGCGGCATCCGGACCGCGTACGTACGCTGACGTCGCTGTCCTCGACACCGGCGCCACACATCGGCCGCCCTCGTCCACGAGCCCTTCCGGCGCTGCTGAGCGGCACCGCGCACAACCCGGAGCAGGCGGCGGCTCACATGGTCCGCATCTTCCGGACCATCGGTTCTCCCGCCTACCCGCTCGACGAGCCGTGGCTCCGCGACGTCGCCAGGCGGAGCTTCGAGCGTGCCCACGACCCGGGCGGGGTACGCCGCCAACTGGCGGCCATCGTCCTCGCGACCGACCGCCGGCCGCTGCTGCGTCGTCTGCGCATGCCCGCGCTGGTCGTGCACGGCGACGCCGACCCGCTCGTACGGTTGTCCGGTGGCCTCGCCACAGCGCGGGCCATTCCCGGCGCCCGGTTCGTCGTCCTCCCCGGAATGGGGCACGACCTGCCCGGCCCGCTTCAGCCGGTCATCGCCGACGAACTCGCCGCCGTGGCGGCGTCCTGGTCGCCGGGATGA
- a CDS encoding cation-translocating P-type ATPase translates to MTETLTGLDAVDGRRPPQQLFRDLRTSAGGLGARDAARRLAVYGPNELSRKHARTWPGELLAQFTQPLAVLLMLAAVLAWLGGTPELALAVVAVILLNAAFAFVQERQAERAVEALAAYLPSGARALRDGRIADIPARDLVPGDVIEIAEGDRICADGRLIEGTVSVDLSALNGESVPAGRTADARFAPGPLLEAPELVFSGTVCVAGQGRAVVTHTGMHSEIGRIAALSQRGKTEPSPLERQVRRATWIIAIAAVAAGAAFLPIGVVAGLGWAAAISFSIGLIVANVPEGLLPTITLALAAGVRELARRGAVVKRLSAVETLGSTTVICTDKTGTLTENRMRVARIWLPGSEVGPDDPRARDLASAAARCTTANDTGDPTELALLRLAADLGIPVNTVERDEARTALHAFDARLKRMSTVDPDGVHTKGAVESVLPLCTGVRASDGLIVPVTPEVRADVASAVDRYANAGLRVLAVAARQLDPAPPDRAAAERDLHLLGLVAMVDPPRAGVAGAVSAAHRAGIRIHVITGDYGPTAAEIARQVGIGGEGRRIVTGEQLDHMSEAELDALLAEPDEVIFARSSPEGKLQICEALRAGGQIVAMTGDGVNDAPALRHADIGVAMGRSGTDVAREAATMVLTDDNFATIVRAVDAGRRVFDNVRKFVLYIFAHAVPEVVPFLVFALSGGAVPLPLTVLQILAIDLGTETLPALALGRERAEPGLMDRPPRSPRQGVIDKRLLLRAWGLLGVVSAVLVMAGYFWTLWRAGWHPDAGVSDHVYRLATTMTFAGIVACQIGTAFAARTDRAALRSIGLLSNRLLLAGIAFELAFAAALIYVPPLQEIFGTAALGPAHLAFLLPFPVLVWGADELYRWRRRKADGTRS, encoded by the coding sequence ATGACCGAGACCCTCACCGGGCTCGACGCCGTCGACGGCCGCCGCCCCCCGCAACAGCTCTTCCGCGATCTGCGCACCTCGGCCGGCGGGCTGGGCGCCCGCGACGCGGCCCGGCGGCTGGCCGTCTACGGCCCGAACGAGTTGTCGCGCAAGCATGCCCGGACCTGGCCCGGGGAGTTGCTGGCCCAGTTCACCCAGCCGCTCGCGGTGCTGCTCATGCTGGCCGCCGTGCTCGCCTGGCTCGGCGGCACCCCGGAGCTGGCCCTCGCTGTCGTCGCTGTCATCCTGCTCAACGCCGCTTTCGCCTTCGTGCAGGAGCGGCAGGCCGAGCGGGCGGTCGAGGCGCTGGCCGCGTATCTGCCGTCCGGCGCCCGGGCCCTGCGCGACGGCCGGATCGCCGACATCCCCGCCCGTGACCTCGTTCCGGGCGACGTCATAGAGATCGCCGAGGGCGACCGGATCTGCGCCGACGGCCGCCTGATCGAGGGCACGGTGTCGGTCGACCTGTCGGCTCTCAACGGCGAGTCCGTACCGGCCGGTCGCACCGCCGACGCGCGTTTCGCGCCGGGCCCGCTGCTCGAGGCGCCGGAGCTGGTGTTCAGCGGCACGGTGTGCGTCGCGGGACAGGGCCGGGCCGTGGTGACCCACACCGGCATGCACAGCGAGATCGGCCGGATCGCGGCACTGTCCCAGCGGGGTAAGACCGAGCCGAGCCCGCTGGAGCGCCAGGTCCGCCGGGCGACCTGGATCATCGCCATCGCCGCGGTGGCCGCCGGGGCGGCGTTCCTGCCGATCGGCGTGGTCGCCGGGCTCGGCTGGGCGGCCGCGATCAGTTTCTCGATCGGCCTCATCGTGGCCAACGTGCCGGAAGGGCTGCTGCCCACCATCACGCTCGCGCTCGCCGCCGGGGTGCGGGAACTGGCCCGCCGGGGCGCCGTGGTGAAACGGTTGTCCGCGGTCGAGACCCTCGGCTCCACCACGGTGATCTGCACCGACAAGACCGGCACGCTCACCGAGAACCGGATGCGGGTCGCGCGGATCTGGCTGCCCGGCTCGGAGGTCGGACCGGACGATCCACGGGCTCGCGACCTTGCCTCCGCCGCGGCCCGCTGCACGACGGCAAACGACACGGGGGACCCGACCGAGCTGGCCCTGCTGCGCCTCGCGGCCGACTTGGGCATTCCGGTGAACACCGTTGAGCGCGACGAGGCGCGTACGGCTCTCCATGCTTTCGATGCCCGGCTGAAGCGCATGTCGACCGTCGACCCCGACGGCGTGCACACCAAGGGCGCCGTCGAATCGGTGCTGCCGCTGTGCACCGGTGTCCGAGCTTCCGACGGGCTGATCGTCCCGGTCACGCCGGAGGTACGTGCCGACGTCGCCTCGGCGGTCGATCGGTACGCGAACGCCGGCCTGCGCGTGCTCGCCGTCGCGGCTCGTCAGCTCGATCCGGCGCCACCGGACCGTGCTGCCGCCGAACGCGATCTGCACCTGCTCGGCCTGGTCGCCATGGTGGACCCGCCCCGGGCCGGGGTTGCCGGCGCCGTTTCCGCCGCTCACCGGGCAGGCATCCGGATCCACGTCATCACCGGTGACTACGGGCCGACCGCGGCCGAGATCGCCCGGCAGGTCGGCATCGGAGGTGAGGGCCGCCGGATCGTGACCGGCGAGCAGCTGGACCACATGAGCGAGGCCGAACTGGACGCTCTGCTGGCCGAGCCGGACGAGGTGATCTTCGCCCGCTCGTCGCCCGAGGGCAAACTCCAGATCTGTGAGGCGCTGCGCGCCGGTGGGCAGATCGTGGCGATGACCGGCGACGGGGTCAACGACGCCCCGGCCCTGCGGCACGCGGACATCGGGGTGGCCATGGGCCGCTCGGGCACCGACGTCGCGCGGGAAGCGGCGACCATGGTGCTCACCGACGACAACTTCGCGACCATCGTACGGGCCGTGGACGCCGGGCGGCGGGTCTTCGACAACGTCCGCAAGTTCGTGCTCTACATCTTCGCCCACGCTGTTCCCGAGGTGGTCCCCTTCCTGGTCTTCGCGTTGTCCGGCGGCGCGGTGCCCTTGCCGCTCACGGTGCTGCAGATCCTCGCCATCGACCTCGGCACCGAGACGCTGCCCGCTCTCGCCCTGGGCCGGGAACGCGCCGAACCGGGCCTGATGGACCGGCCACCACGCTCGCCGAGGCAAGGCGTCATCGACAAACGGCTGCTGCTGCGCGCCTGGGGCCTGCTCGGCGTCGTCTCGGCCGTGCTGGTCATGGCCGGCTACTTCTGGACGTTGTGGCGGGCGGGCTGGCACCCGGACGCCGGCGTCTCCGATCACGTCTACCGGCTGGCCACCACGATGACCTTCGCCGGCATCGTGGCCTGTCAGATCGGCACGGCGTTCGCAGCCCGCACCGACCGGGCCGCGCTGCGGTCGATCGGCCTGCTCAGCAACCGGCTCCTGCTGGCCGGCATCGCCTTCGAGCTCGCCTTCGCGGCTGCCCTCATCTACGTCCCGCCGTTGCAGGAAATCTTCGGCACCGCCGCGCTGGGACCGGCTCACCTGGCCTTCCTGCTGCCGTTCCCGGTTCTCGTCTGGGGCGCCGACGAGCTCTACCGGTGGCGCCGGCGGAAAGCAGACGGGACGCGGTCATGA
- the nifJ gene encoding pyruvate:ferredoxin (flavodoxin) oxidoreductase → MSRATIDGNEACVSVAYRVNEVCCIYPITPSSAMAELADEWSAARRPNIWGSVPAVVEMQSEGGAAGALHGSLQSGALTTTFTASQGLLLMIPNMYKIAGELTPAVLHVAARSLAAQGLSIFGDHSDVMAARTTGFAMLASASVQEAHDLALVAQAVTLRTRVPFVHFFDGFRTSHEINTIETLGDDDLRALIPAGLVRDHRARSLSPERPVIRGTAQNPDVYFQGRETVNPFYARVPAAVRAAMRELGERTGRRYDTVEYTGAPDAERVIVLMGSGVQTAQETVSRLIAQGQRVGVVQVRLFRPFPAEQVAAAIPATATRIAVLDRTKEPGSLGEPLFLDVVAALAENRRDAMPTVIGGRYGLGSKEFTPGMVAGVFAELAREHPRSRFTVGIVDDVSGTSLPYDEFDIEPAGAVRAVFFGLGSDGTVGANKNTIKILGADPGLHAQGYFVLDSKKSGSMTVSHLRFGPEPIRAPYLIRRAQFVGCHHLGLLDRVDVLDRAAAGGVLLLNCARPEHVWDELSLDVQEQILERGLSVWAIDADRIATENGLPGRTNTVLQTCFFAISDVLPSDAAIARIKEAISKTYARRGAEVVTRNHAAVDATLAALRRVHVPGHATATRRRPPPVPPGAPPFVQRVTGAMLAGQGDLLPVSALPPDGTYPGGTTAYEKRNIADLVAVWDPQTCIQCGTCSFVCPHSVIRSKFYDLKELAGAPDGFPTAPLNARGLPDSGFTLEVYLEDCTGCGLCVEACPVGTPERKAINLEPREPRLQAGRADIAFFETLPYAERSRVDFGTVRGAQFLQPLFEFSLACAGCGETPYLKLLSQLFGDRLMVANATGCSSIYGGNLPTTPWTRNAQGRGPAWSNSLFEDDAEFGMGFRLAADLHHRLATDRLGLLRDRIGAELVDAVLNAGQRRESEFAAQRERLGEITRRLDTLPADDPAVADLRSVLDHLVRRSVWIVGGDGWAYDIGSAGLDHVLASGRDVNVLVLDTEVYSNTGGQMSKATPLSAVARFAAAGKTTPKKDLALQAIAYGNVYVGRVAMGADPEQTLCTLREAEAYDGPSLIIAYAHCIAHGIDMRDGMDQQRRAVRSGYWPLMRYDPVLRAAGRNPFLLDSPRPRTPLSDYTDRELRFRRLRDTDPAEAARLAALAQEAVDQRWQVYEEMATRGPERFPADARPARPASGKGQ, encoded by the coding sequence ATGAGCCGCGCGACGATCGACGGGAACGAGGCGTGCGTGTCGGTGGCGTACCGGGTCAACGAGGTGTGCTGCATCTATCCGATCACCCCGTCGTCGGCGATGGCGGAGCTGGCCGACGAGTGGTCGGCCGCGCGTCGGCCGAACATCTGGGGGTCGGTGCCGGCCGTCGTCGAGATGCAGAGCGAGGGCGGCGCCGCCGGCGCGCTTCACGGCAGCCTGCAGAGCGGTGCGCTGACGACCACCTTCACGGCCTCGCAGGGCCTGCTGTTGATGATCCCGAACATGTACAAGATCGCGGGTGAGCTGACCCCCGCGGTGCTGCACGTGGCCGCGCGCTCGCTCGCGGCGCAGGGTCTGTCCATCTTCGGTGACCACTCCGATGTCATGGCCGCGCGTACCACCGGTTTCGCGATGCTCGCCTCGGCCTCGGTGCAGGAGGCGCACGACCTGGCACTGGTTGCCCAGGCCGTCACGCTGCGGACCCGGGTGCCGTTCGTCCACTTCTTCGACGGCTTCCGCACCTCGCACGAGATCAACACCATCGAGACGCTCGGCGACGACGACCTCCGGGCTCTGATCCCGGCCGGGCTGGTCCGCGACCATCGGGCCCGGTCCCTGTCGCCCGAACGTCCCGTGATCCGGGGCACGGCCCAGAACCCGGACGTGTACTTCCAGGGCCGGGAGACGGTGAACCCGTTCTACGCACGGGTTCCCGCCGCCGTGCGAGCCGCGATGAGGGAACTCGGGGAGCGCACCGGCCGCCGGTACGACACCGTCGAATACACCGGCGCACCCGACGCGGAGCGCGTGATCGTTCTGATGGGCTCGGGCGTGCAGACGGCCCAGGAGACCGTGAGCCGCCTGATCGCCCAGGGCCAGCGGGTCGGTGTCGTGCAGGTTCGCCTGTTCCGGCCGTTCCCCGCCGAACAGGTGGCAGCCGCCATCCCGGCCACAGCGACCCGGATCGCCGTGCTGGACCGCACGAAGGAGCCGGGATCGCTCGGTGAGCCGCTGTTCTTGGACGTCGTGGCCGCCTTGGCCGAGAACCGCCGCGACGCCATGCCCACCGTGATCGGCGGGCGGTACGGTCTCGGATCCAAGGAATTCACACCGGGAATGGTCGCGGGCGTCTTCGCGGAACTGGCCCGGGAACATCCGCGTTCACGCTTCACCGTGGGGATCGTCGATGACGTCAGCGGCACCAGCCTGCCCTACGACGAGTTCGACATCGAGCCGGCCGGTGCGGTCCGTGCCGTCTTCTTCGGGCTCGGCTCGGACGGCACTGTCGGTGCGAACAAGAACACCATCAAGATCCTCGGCGCTGACCCGGGGCTGCATGCGCAGGGCTACTTCGTGCTCGACTCCAAGAAGTCCGGCTCGATGACCGTGTCGCACCTGCGTTTCGGACCCGAACCGATCCGCGCGCCGTACCTGATCCGCCGGGCGCAGTTCGTCGGCTGCCATCACCTCGGGCTGCTCGACCGCGTGGACGTGCTGGACCGTGCCGCTGCGGGCGGCGTCCTGCTGCTCAACTGCGCGCGACCCGAGCACGTCTGGGACGAACTCTCCCTGGACGTGCAGGAACAGATCCTCGAACGTGGCCTCAGCGTCTGGGCGATCGACGCCGACCGCATCGCCACCGAGAACGGACTGCCCGGACGCACCAACACCGTCCTGCAGACCTGCTTCTTCGCGATCTCCGATGTGCTGCCGTCCGATGCGGCGATCGCCCGGATCAAGGAGGCGATCAGCAAGACGTACGCCCGGCGTGGAGCCGAGGTGGTCACCCGTAACCACGCTGCCGTCGACGCGACCCTGGCCGCGCTGCGCCGGGTTCACGTGCCCGGCCACGCCACCGCGACCCGCCGGCGACCGCCGCCGGTGCCACCCGGTGCACCACCTTTCGTCCAGCGGGTCACCGGCGCCATGCTGGCCGGGCAGGGCGATCTGCTCCCGGTCAGCGCCCTGCCTCCCGACGGGACCTATCCCGGCGGCACCACCGCGTACGAGAAGCGCAACATCGCCGATCTCGTGGCGGTCTGGGACCCACAGACGTGCATCCAGTGCGGAACCTGCTCGTTCGTGTGCCCGCACAGTGTCATCCGGTCGAAGTTCTACGACCTCAAGGAGCTCGCCGGGGCGCCGGACGGATTCCCCACGGCGCCGCTGAACGCCCGCGGCCTGCCCGACAGCGGCTTCACGCTCGAGGTGTATCTCGAGGACTGCACCGGATGCGGGCTCTGCGTCGAAGCCTGCCCGGTGGGCACGCCGGAACGGAAGGCGATCAACCTGGAACCTCGGGAACCCCGGCTTCAGGCGGGGCGCGCCGATATCGCCTTCTTCGAGACCCTCCCGTACGCCGAGCGGTCCCGGGTCGACTTCGGCACGGTGCGCGGCGCACAATTCCTGCAACCGCTGTTCGAGTTCTCCCTCGCCTGCGCGGGGTGCGGTGAGACGCCGTACCTGAAGCTGCTCTCGCAGCTGTTCGGCGACCGCCTCATGGTCGCCAACGCCACCGGCTGCTCCTCGATCTACGGCGGCAACCTGCCCACCACACCGTGGACCCGCAACGCACAGGGCCGCGGCCCGGCCTGGTCCAACTCCCTGTTCGAGGACGACGCCGAGTTCGGCATGGGGTTCCGGCTCGCCGCCGATCTGCACCACCGGCTCGCCACCGACCGGCTCGGCCTGCTTCGTGACCGGATCGGCGCCGAACTGGTCGATGCGGTGCTGAACGCCGGCCAGCGGCGCGAGTCCGAGTTCGCCGCCCAGCGCGAACGGCTCGGCGAGATCACCCGCCGGCTGGACACTCTGCCGGCCGACGATCCGGCCGTCGCCGATCTGCGCAGCGTCCTCGACCATCTCGTACGACGCAGCGTGTGGATCGTCGGCGGTGACGGGTGGGCCTACGACATCGGCTCCGCCGGGCTGGACCATGTGCTGGCCAGCGGGCGCGACGTCAACGTGCTGGTGCTCGACACCGAGGTCTACTCCAACACGGGCGGGCAGATGTCCAAGGCCACACCGCTGTCAGCCGTCGCGCGGTTCGCCGCCGCCGGCAAGACCACCCCCAAGAAGGACCTGGCGCTGCAGGCGATCGCCTACGGCAACGTCTACGTCGGCCGGGTCGCGATGGGCGCCGACCCGGAGCAGACCCTGTGCACACTGCGCGAGGCGGAAGCCTACGACGGTCCGTCGCTGATCATCGCCTATGCGCACTGCATCGCCCACGGCATCGACATGCGCGACGGAATGGACCAGCAGCGCCGCGCCGTGCGCTCCGGATATTGGCCGCTGATGCGGTACGACCCCGTGCTGCGGGCCGCCGGACGCAACCCGTTCCTGCTCGACTCCCCACGCCCGCGCACCCCGTTGTCCGACTACACCGACCGGGAACTGCGGTTCCGCCGGCTCCGCGACACCGACCCGGCCGAGGCGGCCCGGCTCGCCGCACTCGCTCAGGAGGCCGTCGACCAGCGCTGGCAGGTCTACGAGGAGATGGCCACCCGCGGGCCGGAGCGCTTCCCGGCCGATGCCCGGCCCGCTCGTCCCGCTTCCGGGAAGGGGCAATGA